TTAAAGTTCAGTTACATGCAGACAATGTTATGTAATAGTAAATGCAACAGTATGTGATGTAGTATactatattatattttgaatacttaaaaatacatatatgttaaACCATATGTATTTTCAATGTAACCTAATGTGTATTTTTAAGTATTGGTACAGAcgaaatgaatttttttttaaaataatatactaaccaAGTTTGTCCATGTCTGATCTGCAAACCCCATCATATAGAACCAATTTTTGTCTTCAACAGTCTCAACACCAAAATGCATCTTTGGAATTTCTGATTTTCCCATCTTGTAATGATCCACTTTTTCTTTCCTAGGTATTTTAAGGAGATGGTAAACCATGAAAACATGtattgatacaaaaaaataatttgaagcaattcaaaagaactacctCTTGGCAGTAGCTTTTAATAGGTCTGCAGAAATTCAGTTGTTGAAGTTCTTGACAATCTTCGTATCTATTATCCCATCAATCGGGTGATATGAAAATGAATGTTTCTGGAAAAATATGCGTATTAGCCTGCTGAGCTCCCTATATAATTAGAGAGTACAAAAACTTAATAAATACAAGCGTATTTGCAAGacatattacataaaaaattatatatatcttattGTACTTATCAGCTGCTAAACCAAATTTTTCGGTGTATgaaaattctttgaattttgatGGTCACCTAATCCTTAATTTTGGTCTGGGAGTGTTAACTTCACAATTAGCGGATGGATGAATCATGATGCTTTTTTGATCGTAGacattcaagctaggtagaaactCATTCGGAATTGTGTTTTGTGAATCAGGCCACAATTGTTCATCCCTCTGTTCATCATTGGTTACTTCTTGTGTATTAGAAGGTGTCCTAACTTGCTCCTCTGTAGCAAGTTTGACCTCTGAATTCACCAGTGAATTTGAACTCAAATCAGTGATCCCTCTGTTCatctaacaaaaaaattgaaaaaagaatattaccttttttctatcaaattgaacctaaataaactctaaatatAT
This window of the Capsicum annuum cultivar UCD-10X-F1 unplaced genomic scaffold, UCD10Xv1.1 ctg2630, whole genome shotgun sequence genome carries:
- the LOC124890876 gene encoding uncharacterized protein LOC124890876; the protein is MLPNLNAYQHSSVNRQEEHEILDAKTSETVIEDHAQMNRGITDLSSNSLVNSEVKLATEEQVRTPSNTQEVTNDEQRDEQLWPDSQNTIPNEFLPSLNVYDQKSIMIHPSANCEVNTPRPKLRIR